The following proteins are encoded in a genomic region of Nicotiana sylvestris chromosome 4, ASM39365v2, whole genome shotgun sequence:
- the LOC104232948 gene encoding uncharacterized protein: MDKLKEAILKLSNSEPNGPLSPTRNSILQQRLSHLLSSLHTTPDHPPYSWMIQRALQELNEEGGSSEDSISKFIKKEYDNLPMAHMFLLKHHLQKLSENGEILLIDGGGRFLLAGGGNNSLNPKTKSKRKYKKRKGRWGWEIKQKKRRRKEKKEKTHDDVKVVKEEKKKLDEQQNEVKHGQQNGMHRELNGHHNQPNTDEDKGLLSERQNGVTAKQLIELSKMKESHENVLPTVEPSSEKKQQL; this comes from the exons ATGGACAAATTAAAAGAAGCCATATTGAAACTGTCAAACAGTGAACCAAATGGGCCATTATCACCGACCCGGAACTCCATTCTTCAACAGCGCCTTTCCCATTTGCTTTCTTCTCTTCATACTACCCCTGATCATCCTCCTTATTCTTGG ATGATTCAAAGGGCGTTGCAGGAATTGAATGAAGAAGGAGGCTCGAGTGAAGACTCAATATCTAAGTTTATCAAGAAAGAATATGACAATTTGCCAATGGCTCATATGTTCCTGCTGAAACATCATCTACAGAAGCTGTCTGAAAATGGTGAAATTCTTTTGATTGACGGAGGAGGGCGCTTTTTGCTTGCTGGTGGTGGCAACAATAGCTTGAATCCAAAAACAAAAAGCAAGAGGAAGTACAAGAAGAGGAAGGGAAGGTGGGGTTGGGAGATTAAACAAAAGAAGCGGCGGCGCAAGGAAAAGAAGGAGAAAACGCATGATGATGTAAAAGTTGttaaagaagagaagaagaagttGGATGAGCAACAAAATGAAGTCAAACATGGGCAACAAAATGGAATGCACAGGGAGTTGAATGGGCATCATAATCAACCGAACACAGATGAAGATAAAGGGCTATTAAGTGAGAGGCAAAATGGTGTAACTGCAAAGCAGCTGATTGAATTGTCAAAGATGAAAGAATCTCACGAGAATGTACTTCCAACAGTTGAACCATCATCTGAAAAGAAGCAGCAGCTGTAA
- the LOC104232946 gene encoding IAA-alanine resistance protein 1, whose protein sequence is MLSLNSVQPFCNSQRTKLHFCYTLEAQLSKSNPLYYGCSNIRHYNRHNNTLLLRCLCLHHRRHLQKSQFLIPNALFPNTPLSPSASIPSINLGVLPDFVRAQIEKMSKIESLLKQICFCLIISISLGLVIFGSSLSAEAHQCNHGHGHDHDHDHQGHHHHHHHHGVSEVKQRKLPEELAEEEDLKLLGFGFHDDVDVHHHHNGDGAKDITGLGLWVNAMGCSLLVSLASLICLIILPVIFLKGKPSKAVVDSLALFGAGAMLGDAFLHQLPHAFGGGRSHSHDHHVEHDHLHDHSGHSHAHSLEDLSVGLSILAGIVLFLIVEKLVRYVEDFSGGADEWSHGHHHHHRHTHITKLKDDDDANDNDQELSLKKSGNLSEKTAGGSDVDGVSADSPNGEKPSGGAVLRKRNTGSSAADDNTVLDAANCSTNSESVGKEQAKSRSSLVFGYLNLFSDGVHNFTDGMALGSAFLLYGSVGGWSRTLFLLAHELPQEIGDFGILVRSGFSVSKALFFNFLSALVALAGTALALTLGQDSGQSSLIEGFTAGGFIYISVAGVLAEMNSSGRTTLMNTVIQLISLISGMAVALCISLVE, encoded by the exons ATGTTATCCTTAAATTCAGTACAACCTTTCTGCAATTCTCAGAGGACCAAACTCCATTTTTGTTACACACTTGAGGCCCAACTTTCAAAGTCAAACCCCTTGTACTATGGATGTAGTAACATTCGGCATTATAATAGGCATAATAATACTCTTCTTCTGCGCTGTTTGTGTCTTCACCATCGAAGGCACTTGCAAAAATCGCAATTCTTGATTCCAAACGCCCTTTTCCCAAACACGCCCTTATCACCCTCTGCCTCTATACCCTCCATAAATTTAGGGGTTTTACCTGATTTTGTTCGTGCCCAGATTGAAAAAATGTCAAAGATTGAATCTTTACTGAAACAGATCTGCTTCTGTTTAATCATTTCTATTTCTTTAGGGTTAGTGATTTTTGGGTCTTCTTTATCAGCTGAAGCTCACCAGTGTAACCATGGTCATGGGCATGACCATGACCATGACCATCaggggcatcatcatcatcatcatcatcatggGGTGAGTGAAGTTAAGCAGAGGAAGCTTCCAGAAGAATTAGCAGAAGAGGAGGATCTAAAGCTGTTAGGATTTGGGTTCCATGATGACGTGGATGTGCACCATCATCATAATGGAGATGGAGCCAAGGATATTACTGGTCTTG GTCTTTGGGTCAATGCAATGGGTTGCTCACTGTTGGTGAGCTTAGCTTCTCTTATATGCCTGATTATTTTGCCTGTAATATTTT TAAAAGGGAAGCCGTCAAAAGCTGTTGTTGATTCTTTGGCGTTATTTGGG GCAGGAGCCATGCTGGGGGATGCTTTCCTTCACCAATTGCCACATGCTTTTG GTGGTGGACGCTCCCACTCACATGATCACCATGTGGAACATGATCATCTTCATGATCACTCCGGTCATTCACATGCGCATTCGTTGGAGGATCTTTCTGTTGGATTGTCCATTCTGG CTGGAATTGTGCTCTTTCTTATTGTTGAGAAGCTTGTGAGGTATGTTGAAGATTTTTCTGGAGGAGCCGATGAATGGAGTCAtggtcatcatcatcatcatcgtcataCTCACATCACAAAATTGAAGGATGACGATGATGCTAATGACAACGACCAGGAACTGTCTCTGAAGAAGAGCGGAAACCTATCAGAAAAGACAGCTGGAGGGAGTGACGTGGACGGTGTGTCTGCTGACTCTCCCAATGGGGAAAAGCCAAGTGGAGGAGCTGTTCTCCGGAAG AGGAATACTGGCTCCAGTGCTGCTGACGACAATACTGTTTTAGATGCTGCAAATTGCTCTACCAATTCTGAGTCAGTTGGAAAGGAACAAGCTAAATCACGGTCAAGCCTTGTCTTTGGTTATCTCAACCTCTTCTCTGATGGTGTT CACAATTTTACTGATGGGATGGCATTGGGAAGTGCATTCCTCCTTTATGGATCAGTTGGTGGGTGGTCAAGAACTTTGTTTCTTCTCGCTCATGAGCTccctcaagag ATAGGTGACTTTGGAATCTTGGTAAGGTCGGGGTTCAGCGTCTCCAAAGCTCTCTTCTTTAACTTCTTATCTGCACTAGTGGCACTAGCCGGAACTGCACTG GCATTGACGTTGGGACAAGATTCTGGTCAGTCGTCATTGATTGAA GGTTTTACTGCTGGCGGCTTCATCTACATTTCGGTTGCTGGGGTGTTGGCTGAAATGAACAGTAGTGGCAGGACTACATTGATGAATACAGTAATCCAACTTATCTCACTAATATCAGGGATGGCTGTTGCTCTTTGTATCTCCCTTGTTGAATGA